In one Trichlorobacter lovleyi SZ genomic region, the following are encoded:
- the mduS gene encoding methyltransferase domain-containing selenoprotein MduS, whose product MDRAEPVKPDQQEQWDSQFSRSDAFFGEQPSEFARVSLELFRQNGVRSLLEVGCGQGRDTVLFAGQALAVTALDYSEAAVAAVRKKAADAGLLALIHPHSHDVREALPFADEQFDACYSHMLLCMELSNAEIAFVLREMHRVLKPGGLALYSVRSNFDRHYRAGTHWGEDIYEIGGFAVQFFTAEKIRRLSRGYELLQVNRMEEGSLPRDLFCVTMRKGAAPQTWDLPPCNEDTSCDPLNRCKGSPEPPPGRT is encoded by the coding sequence ATGGATCGGGCAGAACCAGTGAAACCGGACCAGCAAGAACAGTGGGACAGCCAGTTTAGCCGGTCTGACGCATTTTTCGGTGAGCAGCCAAGCGAGTTCGCCAGGGTCTCGCTTGAGCTGTTCCGGCAAAACGGCGTGCGCTCACTGCTGGAGGTTGGGTGCGGCCAGGGTCGCGATACGGTTCTGTTTGCCGGGCAGGCGCTGGCGGTGACCGCCCTTGATTATTCAGAAGCTGCTGTTGCGGCAGTTCGGAAAAAGGCAGCAGATGCAGGCCTGCTTGCCCTGATACACCCCCATAGCCACGACGTGCGGGAGGCCCTTCCGTTTGCCGACGAGCAGTTCGACGCATGTTATTCCCACATGCTGCTGTGCATGGAGCTTTCCAACGCTGAGATCGCCTTTGTCCTGCGCGAGATGCACCGCGTTCTCAAACCGGGCGGATTGGCCCTGTATTCGGTCCGCAGCAACTTTGACAGGCATTACCGGGCAGGCACCCATTGGGGTGAAGATATCTACGAAATCGGTGGATTTGCGGTCCAGTTCTTTACGGCTGAAAAGATCCGCCGGTTGTCCCGGGGCTATGAGCTTCTGCAGGTTAACCGCATGGAGGAGGGCAGTCTGCCCCGCGACCTGTTTTGCGTTACCATGCGAAAAGGGGCGGCCCCGCAGACCTGGGATCTGCCCCCCTGCAACGAGGATACGAGCTGCGACCCGCTGAACAGGTGCAAAGGCTCCCCGGAACCGCCTCCGGGGAGGACCTGA
- a CDS encoding restriction endonuclease: MPRQKTSPFEELVLATSRLPWWVGIVLALVSYAVLHQIAGRPLTSATVGEMVVKGMLASLAMLGQYILPFGFGLAALISGINALRQKRLYEKAAAAADATALNQMSWGDFERLVAEHFQRAGFQVSRAGGNGPDSGIDLVVRKNSEKHLVQCKQWKAYKVGVQPVREFYGVMAANGAAGGYFVTSGVYTDEAIKFAQGLNLELIDGPQLKSLIDRVRLSPAPSVSQQETKALAPACTAPATSRPGFRQITTGPGATGSLWPT, encoded by the coding sequence ATGCCCAGACAGAAGACAAGCCCATTTGAAGAGTTAGTACTGGCGACCAGCAGGCTCCCCTGGTGGGTCGGAATCGTATTGGCGTTGGTTTCCTATGCCGTGCTGCACCAGATTGCCGGCCGTCCGCTTACATCAGCCACAGTGGGTGAGATGGTGGTAAAAGGCATGCTGGCATCCCTTGCCATGCTTGGTCAATACATCCTGCCTTTTGGCTTTGGACTGGCCGCGCTCATTTCAGGCATAAACGCACTGCGCCAAAAAAGGCTCTATGAGAAAGCGGCAGCAGCAGCTGATGCAACTGCGCTCAATCAGATGAGCTGGGGCGATTTTGAGCGATTGGTTGCCGAGCACTTCCAGCGTGCCGGTTTTCAGGTGAGCCGGGCAGGCGGCAATGGCCCTGACAGCGGCATCGACCTTGTAGTACGCAAAAACAGCGAAAAGCATCTGGTGCAGTGCAAACAGTGGAAGGCCTACAAGGTCGGGGTCCAGCCGGTGCGTGAGTTTTACGGTGTCATGGCTGCAAATGGCGCGGCCGGCGGCTACTTTGTGACCTCTGGCGTGTATACCGATGAGGCAATAAAGTTTGCTCAAGGACTTAACCTTGAGTTGATTGACGGCCCTCAACTGAAGAGCCTGATTGACAGGGTACGCCTGTCGCCTGCGCCTTCGGTCAGCCAACAGGAGACAAAAGCTTTGGCCCCTGCCTGCACGGCACCGGCAACATCAAGACCTGGTTTCCGGCAGATTACGACCGGCCCAGGCGCGACAGGATCTTTATGGCCGACCTGA
- a CDS encoding DMT family transporter: protein MAWTYLILAGLLEIGWPIGLKLGWTENGPRPLWLGFAVLCIILSGSFLLQAQRVIPMGTAYAVWTGIGAVGTFAVGIVAFGDAVSMLRIASAGLIIAGVVGLKFA from the coding sequence ATGGCCTGGACCTATCTTATTCTTGCCGGACTGCTCGAAATCGGCTGGCCGATCGGCCTCAAACTAGGCTGGACGGAGAACGGCCCGCGACCGCTCTGGCTCGGCTTTGCCGTACTCTGCATCATACTCAGCGGTTCGTTCCTGTTACAGGCGCAACGGGTCATACCGATGGGAACGGCCTATGCGGTCTGGACCGGCATCGGAGCGGTGGGTACCTTTGCGGTGGGGATCGTGGCCTTTGGCGACGCCGTCAGCATGCTCCGGATCGCCTCGGCCGGTCTGATCATCGCCGGGGTGGTGGGACTCAAATTCGCCTGA
- a CDS encoding Thaumatin pathogenesis-like protein: protein MASVRLKLLALLSITTCLVAAVGQAAEAPGFSKLRYECEKKAAEYTYNLDKAGDQEIFARHLQECLEAAQAAPRPLQAAVALPQAESCVPLNFVNNSGEDIFLGVWLGKANRGQAPDKSSFPDWKLEAGKTRSWCAPSTFNGRFVARTGCEGNKCAVGDCCQDSGGNGCGDNTCTTGNQPASMAEFTLNDKDGKSWYNVSYVDGYNFPIQITLTTTASSSCTKTVGCSALPACPWTDRPAGGVCLAPYKLFEADNKDFLKKQQYFILAAKCASDSTCGCGNQCSDKAPCPDKNPVTGIASAGCSPLALKAGDYGKWGDSKDKQGKPGKPVDKAAQNQVVCIEQEDGCKFVWDAASKRYPDTIKNSGCSGAYTWQYDDAGSLGNCKANEIKGFTISFGKRAAGTIPIQLPNFLLHPTGGLSGTYSIDSGSAHPFTSPDAVPLRVKDGTILTLVRNCSGGGKLTCLMTYNSKTNFTTNDKTCKNPVVGAISWNEAKDRLHDLNLGIPNKDAIQNGRDAEDNQPFTNLCK, encoded by the coding sequence ATGGCATCTGTCCGGTTGAAGCTGTTGGCACTGTTGAGCATCACCACCTGTCTGGTTGCAGCGGTGGGCCAGGCTGCCGAAGCACCGGGGTTTTCAAAGCTCCGCTACGAATGCGAGAAGAAGGCGGCTGAGTACACCTACAACCTTGATAAGGCCGGCGATCAGGAAATCTTTGCCCGGCACCTCCAGGAGTGCCTGGAGGCTGCCCAGGCCGCTCCCCGACCGCTACAGGCCGCGGTTGCCCTGCCACAGGCAGAAAGTTGCGTTCCGCTGAATTTTGTCAATAACTCGGGGGAGGATATCTTTCTGGGGGTCTGGCTGGGCAAGGCCAACAGGGGCCAGGCTCCCGACAAGAGCAGCTTTCCGGACTGGAAGCTTGAGGCGGGCAAGACCCGCAGCTGGTGCGCTCCATCCACCTTTAACGGCCGGTTTGTTGCCAGGACCGGCTGCGAGGGCAACAAGTGCGCCGTGGGAGACTGCTGCCAGGATTCCGGCGGCAACGGTTGCGGCGACAATACCTGCACCACCGGCAATCAGCCGGCCTCTATGGCAGAATTTACCCTGAACGACAAGGACGGCAAGAGCTGGTACAACGTCAGTTACGTGGATGGCTATAACTTCCCTATCCAGATCACCCTGACCACCACCGCCAGCAGCAGTTGCACCAAGACGGTCGGCTGCAGCGCACTGCCCGCCTGTCCCTGGACCGATCGCCCGGCCGGCGGCGTCTGCCTTGCCCCGTACAAGCTTTTTGAGGCCGACAACAAGGATTTCCTGAAAAAGCAGCAGTATTTTATTTTGGCAGCAAAATGCGCCAGCGACAGCACCTGCGGCTGCGGTAACCAGTGTAGCGACAAGGCGCCCTGCCCTGACAAAAACCCGGTCACCGGCATCGCTTCGGCCGGCTGCTCGCCGCTGGCCCTGAAGGCGGGCGACTACGGCAAATGGGGTGATAGCAAGGACAAGCAGGGCAAACCGGGCAAGCCGGTGGATAAGGCCGCCCAGAATCAGGTGGTCTGCATTGAGCAGGAGGACGGCTGCAAATTTGTGTGGGATGCGGCATCAAAACGCTATCCCGACACCATCAAGAACAGCGGCTGCAGTGGCGCCTACACCTGGCAGTATGATGACGCGGGCAGCCTGGGCAACTGCAAGGCAAACGAGATCAAGGGGTTTACGATCAGCTTCGGGAAACGGGCAGCAGGTACGATCCCGATCCAGCTGCCCAATTTCCTGCTGCATCCGACCGGCGGACTAAGCGGGACCTACAGTATCGACAGCGGCAGCGCGCACCCGTTCACCAGCCCTGATGCCGTGCCGCTGCGGGTCAAAGACGGCACGATCCTCACCCTGGTCAGAAACTGCAGCGGTGGCGGCAAGCTGACCTGTCTGATGACCTACAACAGCAAAACCAACTTCACCACCAACGACAAAACCTGTAAAAATCCGGTGGTGGGTGCCATTTCATGGAATGAGGCCAAAGACCGGCTGCATGATCTCAACCTCGGCATCCCGAACAAGGATGCCATCCAGAACGGCCGGGATGCCGAGGATAATCAGCCTTTTACCAATCTCTGCAAATAA